CGCCGCCGAGCCGTCCTATCCAGATCATGTCCACTATTTCGAAGGCCGAATGCACAAGGAGGCCCGCCGTGGTGGGAATCGCGAGCGAGAAGATGCCCCGCCGGATGCTTCCTTCGGTGAGCAGTTTCCTGCGGGAGGCTACTGGCTGTCGAGTGTCTTGCATGGGGCTAGATAGAGGCCGGGGCCGGGCGGCACCGTTATTTTTTCCTTAAACCCTCTTCTCCTTCCATTTCCCACGCTGGAACCAGAGCGGCATCAGGATTCCGTTCGCCACTATCGTCGAGGCGATGCCCCACCAGATGCCCGTGGCCGAGCCAAAGAAAGCCGGCCTCGACAGGACGTACGCGAGGGGAATCTTGCAAAAAAACAGGGGTATGTTGATGAGCATGGGTGGGATCGTGTTGCCCGCGCCGACGAACGCCGATTCGAAGACGATCTCGGAGGCGGCGAACACCTGCGGGACCGCAATGATGCGAAGGTAGAGGGCTCCGGCCTCGATGATGGCGGGATCGTCGGTGAAAATCCGCATCAGGTAAGTGGGAAAGAGAAGGAACAACCCCCCCATGAAGGCCGAAACGTACGCGGCGTAGCGCGCGCTCCGCCATGCGCATTTCTCGGCGCGGTCGGGGTTTTGCGCGCCGAGGTTCTGCCCGACGAGCGTCGCCGCCGCTTCCCCGAATCCCACGCTCGTGAAGTAGGAGACCGACTCGAGCTTGTGCCCGATCCCGAGCGCCGCCATGGCGGGCACGCCGAACTGCGTCGTGATGCGCGTGAGACACACGTACACGAAGCAGAAGAAGGTGTGCGAAGAGGAAGCCGGCACGCCGATTTGGAGGATTCTTTTATAGACCCTTGCGTCGGGGATGATTCTCGAAAGCAAGGGAGGCGCCGTGCGTCCGTACATGAAGGAGGGAAGGTACAGGAACGCGACAATGAGTCCCACGGCGCTCGAGAAGACGGTCGCAATCGCCGCTCCGGCGACGCCCAACTCCGGAAACCCGAGCCACCCGAAAATCAGCAGGGGATCGAGCGCGGCGTTCAGGACGAGCGAGAAGATGGCAATGCACATTGGCGTCTTCGCGTCGCCCGAAGCCTTGAACACGGCGTCCAGAACGTAAAACACGAACAACACCGGAAGCCCGTACAGAACGATCGTCAGGTAGGAAATGCCGAGCTCCGTGACTTCGGACGGCGTTTGCATAAAGCGGAAAACGCTCTTGAGCCCGAGGAGAAACGCGAGCCCCACGACGAGCGACGCGACGATCGAGAACCCTATGCCTTGCCACGCCTGGTAGGCGGCGCGCGAGGTGTCGCCCTCGCCCACCCGGCGCGCCACGAGCGCCAGCACGCCGAAAACCACGCCCTCCGAAAGCGAGAAAAGCATCCAAATGATGAAGCTCGAGACGCTCACCGCCGCGATGGCCTCGCCGCCGAGCCGCCCTATCCAGATCATGTCCACCATCTCGAAAGCCGAATGCACAAGGAGGGCCGCCGTCGTGGGAATTGCAAGCGAGAAGATGCCCCGCGGGATGCTTCCTTCGGTGAGGAGCTTCCTGCGGGAAGCCGTCGGCTGTAGAGAGTCTTGCATGGGGCGAGCTAAAGCCCCGTGTAAAGCATCATAAATTCCTTAATAAAACCGCGCCCTTTCCGCCGGAGCGCTTTGGCGCGGGACTCCTGCTGTCCATGATGAAAAAACACGAATCCGCTCGGCCGGAAGGCACGGCTTAAAGACCCGAACTACGGACGCGATGCCGCGTCTTTTGGGAAAATCCTGGGCTGCGGGCTTTGCGGTTGTTTCTTATCCGCTCGCGAACTTATTGAGGCGCTCCATCGCCTCGCGCAGGCGGTCTTCCGGAACGGCGTAGGAGATGCGGACGTAACCGTCCATGCCGAAGTCCGCCCCCGGCACGACGGCCACGTATGCCTCCTCGAGAAGCTTTGCCGCGAACGCGTTCGACGTTTCGAGGCCCATGCGCTTCATCACGCCTTTGACGGAGGGGAAGACGTAGAAGGCGCCCTCGGGATTCGTCGTATCGATGCCCGGCATGGCCCGGAGGGCCTGGACCACGAGGTCGCGCCGCTTGCGGTAGCCCTCGATGAGCGGAGCAAGCTCCGCCGCGGGCAGGTGCAGCGCGTCCACGGCCGCTTTTTGCACGAACGTGGCCGTGTTCGAGACGGTGTGGCTTTGCAGGTTCGCCATCGCGCTCACGAGTTCCTTGGAGCCAATGGTGTAGCCTACGCGCCAGCCGGTCATGGCGTAGGGCTTCGAGAAGGTGTGCGTGAGGAGAATGTGCTCGAGCGCGTCCGGCTCGGAAAAATGCTCCGCTAGCGAGGCAAACGTCCCTTCGTAGTCGTAGACCTCGTAGCACTCGTCGCCCACGAGGACGATGCCGCGCTCCTTGGCCAGGCGGACCAGGGCGTTCAGGTTGTCCCGCGGGATGATGCGCCCCGTGGGGTTGGAGGGGGAGTTCACGACGACGGCCTTCGTGCGCGGCGTGAGCGCGCCCTCGACGTGGCGCGCCTCAAGGACTAGTCCGGAATCCTCGGTCGAGACGACGACAGACTTCCCTTCGGCAAGCTCCACCTGCGGCGGGTACGAGACCCAATAGGGAGCGGGGACGATGACCTCGTCTCCGCGGTCGAGGAGCCCGAGGAAGTTGTGGTAGAGCGCGCCCTTGCCGCCGACGCTTATGAAAACGTTCTGAAACGAGAGCTTGCAGCCGTACTTCTTGTTGTAGTGCTCCGCGATGGCTTCGCGTAGCTCCTTGACGCCGGCGGAGGGAGGGTAGCGCGTGTGGCCTTCCTTGATGGCGCGCTCGCCGGCCTCGCACACGGCGGGGAACGTCGCGAAATCGGGCTCGCCGGGGCCTAGGCCGATGACGTCTTTTCCCTTGGCGCGCAGCTCGCCGGCTTGGCGCTTGACTTTGAAGGTGCCGGACTCTGGGATGCTCTGGGCACGGGAGGATAGTTTCATTGTCTTGTGTACCTTATTCGGGAATGCTCCGTGGAGAGGAGAGTTTCATTGGTTGGTGTACTTTTTGCGAAGCGCCCGCGCAACCACGGCGGGTACCAGGCCCTTGACGCTTCCGCCGAGGAAGGCGATTTCCTTCACAAGGCGGCTGCTCACGTGAGTGTAATCAGTCTTGGGCATCATGAAGACGGTTTCGATGCGCGGGGCGAGGCGGCGATTCATAAGCGCCATCTGGAACTCGTACTCGAAATCGGAAATTTCCCGAAGGCCCCGCACGAGGATGTTCGAGCGCTTTCGCTTGGCGAAATCCACAAGCAGGCCGTCGAACGCCTCGACGGAAAAATTCTGCGGCCAGCGCCGCGCGGCCCGGATCATGGCGATGCGCTCCCGGAGTGAAAAAAGCGGCTCTTTCTGCGGATTCTTCAGCACGGCCACGACGACGCGGCCGAAAATTTTGAGGCAGCGCTCCACTACGTCTATGTGTCCCATCGTGACGGGGTCGAACGAGCCGGGATAGAGGACAACCGTGCTGGCGGCTTTGGCCATGGAGCATCAGTTTAGCAGAGACGCGTGAGGCGTTGCAAGCGGATTCCGGCCTCCCATACCCCGAGAAAACCGCGCAAGAAAATTTGAATGTTTTTCCCCAATGTGCTATGCTCCGTTGCCATGCCCGCGTTGCGCATACTTCTGGCAGACCCGGTTTCCGCAACCTGTGTAAAGCGCCTTTGCGAGGGGGGCGTCATCGAGACCGAGTCCATGCCCGCGAAGTCGCCGAAAGAAGCGCTCCTTAAGAAACTGAAGGAAGGCTTCGACGCGCTCGTTGTGCGGAGCGCGACGCGCGCC
The DNA window shown above is from Acidobacteriota bacterium and carries:
- the coaD gene encoding pantetheine-phosphate adenylyltransferase: MAKAASTVVLYPGSFDPVTMGHIDVVERCLKIFGRVVVAVLKNPQKEPLFSLRERIAMIRAARRWPQNFSVEAFDGLLVDFAKRKRSNILVRGLREISDFEYEFQMALMNRRLAPRIETVFMMPKTDYTHVSSRLVKEIAFLGGSVKGLVPAVVARALRKKYTNQ
- a CDS encoding MATE family efflux transporter, which translates into the protein MQDSLQPTASRRKLLTEGSIPRGIFSLAIPTTAALLVHSAFEMVDMIWIGRLGGEAIAAVSVSSFIIWMLFSLSEGVVFGVLALVARRVGEGDTSRAAYQAWQGIGFSIVASLVVGLAFLLGLKSVFRFMQTPSEVTELGISYLTIVLYGLPVLFVFYVLDAVFKASGDAKTPMCIAIFSLVLNAALDPLLIFGWLGFPELGVAGAAIATVFSSAVGLIVAFLYLPSFMYGRTAPPLLSRIIPDARVYKRILQIGVPASSSHTFFCFVYVCLTRITTQFGVPAMAALGIGHKLESVSYFTSVGFGEAAATLVGQNLGAQNPDRAEKCAWRSARYAAYVSAFMGGLFLLFPTYLMRIFTDDPAIIEAGALYLRIIAVPQVFAASEIVFESAFVGAGNTIPPMLINIPLFFCKIPLAYVLSRPAFFGSATGIWWGIASTIVANGILMPLWFQRGKWKEKRV
- a CDS encoding pyridoxal phosphate-dependent aminotransferase, with the protein product MKLSSRAQSIPESGTFKVKRQAGELRAKGKDVIGLGPGEPDFATFPAVCEAGERAIKEGHTRYPPSAGVKELREAIAEHYNKKYGCKLSFQNVFISVGGKGALYHNFLGLLDRGDEVIVPAPYWVSYPPQVELAEGKSVVVSTEDSGLVLEARHVEGALTPRTKAVVVNSPSNPTGRIIPRDNLNALVRLAKERGIVLVGDECYEVYDYEGTFASLAEHFSEPDALEHILLTHTFSKPYAMTGWRVGYTIGSKELVSAMANLQSHTVSNTATFVQKAAVDALHLPAAELAPLIEGYRKRRDLVVQALRAMPGIDTTNPEGAFYVFPSVKGVMKRMGLETSNAFAAKLLEEAYVAVVPGADFGMDGYVRISYAVPEDRLREAMERLNKFASG